From Pseudorasbora parva isolate DD20220531a chromosome 14, ASM2467924v1, whole genome shotgun sequence:
CGTATAACACTAAAATGCAATAAGAATAGCCCATGGAAATGTGTACATTTTCAGTCAGGTAAAGTACATATACCATTTTAAAAGGAAAGTTAGCGCTGTTTACGTTAGCTAACGTTAACACTAGCTTTAGTCACGGTTGAATATTATAAATTATGTGAACGTGTGTATTTTTTTCCTGTGTGGGTCGACTATATTACCAAAACGCGTGGTATCAATGGCATCAACGATTTAACAAAGTAATGCGGGAGGGGCTCTATCGGAACGCGTTGTGTTGCCAACTAATGTTATATTTTCCCCCGGGATTGCAAATTTGAACAGGGGAGTGGGGTGGGGGGACTGTACTCTAGATTGAACAATTATATTTGaacaatatataggctatatatatattagaggtTGACAtagattcatttttaaaatctaGATTACTCTAGATTAAAATGGCTCATCTGAATTCTATAATATAAattgtgtgtatgcatgtgtatATATTTGTAATAGTAATAACTTTTGATATGGTTGCTTGCTGTTTAGATATCTGGTGTTCCTCCTGTCAAGACATTCTTCTTATTTGAATGCTGTTTGGTAGTAGTGGTGAGTATTATTCAAGtcttaacttttattttaaattgttgcaTTCACATGTCTTTGACTGCTTTTGAATGATATACATCTTTATATCATTATACTCATTGGGGTAATTGTTTTCAAATGAATGCATAATTTTGCACTTATTTACATCAacttattaaaatgtttagttgatctgtttaaatcacatttttgcCACTTTTAAAGTCCCTCTGTGTGATGTTGCAAATGCTAAAAtgattttctctctctgtgcaGTAATATTGGAGCTACCCAACCATTATAAACAAAACGGTCAACACTTAAGAGATCCCTGCCATTACTGATGTACGTATTCATATATATTAAATCATTGTACAGACTGTTGTAGGAAGATTGTTGTTGGATACCTTGGCTCTAAAATATTAGGCCTACCATGAAAATCCTAGAGCTGAGGTTTAACAGTAATCCGTGTTCAGTCTTTGTTGACCATAACTGGTTAATTACATTCAATGTATCAAATTACATTTGATATTCCAAGAGTTGTACTGAATCTCATTTTGTAACTGCATTTTCCAGTCTGAAAATTAAGTGTTCATCCCAGGATCTGAAGAGACGTTCTCAAACACCAGGATGCCCATGACAGACCAGGGGACATCAGGATTGTCTTTGAAGGCCAGATAATCTAAAAGTTATTTGGATAACTTACTTTGAGGTTCATCTACcaactatattgccaaaagtactgGGATAcgcctccaaatcattgatttcaggtgttcaaatcatcacttccatggccacaggtgagCAAAATGAAGCTCCTATGGAGACTGCTTCCACAGACGCTTGTGAAAAAATGGATCCCTCTGAGGAGCTCAGTGATTTTAAACGTGGGACCGTAATAGGTtaccacctgtgcaataagtccgttcgtgaaatttcctcaggactaaatattccacgctcaactgttagtgctATTATAAAAGAGTGGAAGCAATCGGAaaaaacagcaactcagccacaaagtgctAAGCCCCGTAAAATCACATagtggggtcagcacatgctcaggcgcagaagtcgccaactttctgcagaatcaatagctccagacctccaaaaggccatctcgtccaacatcagtgcctgacctcacaaatgtgcttctagaagaatggtcaaaaattcccacaaacacactcctgaaccttgtggaaagccttcccagaagagttaaagctgttagagctgcaaaggggggaccgactccatattaaacccttttGATTAAGGATTGTGTCATCAAAGTCCTAAAACcttttgccaatatagtgtatatcgTTGAGGAATAAAATAGTCATGGACCTTAAAGCCAGAAAACTTTCAAAGAAAGTCTCTTGTGTaacattgtattatattaagagGAAGAGATGAACTATTTTGGACATGAACCATTAAgccaaattatactttttttatttatacgcTAGCATGTGTACAGCTGAACGTGTAGCCTTTCAAAGTATACTCCAGTTGATAGTGTTCAAACTGTCTTTATTGTGCTCCAATGAATAAACATCGCTTCCAGTTAGTTTCCTATGGTGTCATTCATGTAAATTCACTGTACAAATATCAAGTTCATACCTTGtagagcaggggtgtccaaagtcCGTCCTGGAGAGtccactgtcctgcagattttagctccaacttgcctCAACATACCTGTCCGGAAGTATCTAGCATGCCCaataagaccttgattagctggtacaggtgtgtttaattggggttgaagctaaactttgcaggacagtggccctccaggagcaggattggacacccctgttgTAGAGCCGTAATCCACCTGGCACGCTCCTCTGCAGTGCTTCCCCACAACCAACATGCACCTGTTGTCTCATTCTTCTGGTGCCTTTGATATACAATTCCAGAGCGCCACCCAATggacaaatatataaattacacaaaaatggcttttaaattgtgatatattttttaacatgtATTTCGGACAAATGAGCTGTGTGTGCAGCAAGCATCTCTATGTATattccacgtgatgtaaaagaaaatgtgattcatcagaccaggccaccttcttctatTGCTAATGCTTCCAGTTCTGTTGGTGCGTTCGGCATTGACTGGTCAGCCCCTATGCAGCCTCATaagcaacaaactgagatgctctgtgtattctgacagctttctatcagaatcagcattaacttctggaacaatttgagctccagtagcttgtctgtttgatgggaccacacaggccagccttcactccccacgtgcatcaatgagccttggccgcccatgaccttgtggccggttctccgctgttccttccttggagcacttttgatagatactgaccactgcagaccgggaacagcccacaagagctgcagttttggagatgctctgacccagtcgtctagccgtcacaatttggcccttgtcaaactcgctcaaatccttacgtttGTCCATTTTTCCAGCTTCTtatacatcaactttgaggacaaaatgttaactTGTTGCcttatatatcccacccactaacaggtacTATGATAAAATACAGATAATCAGTTATTCGTTTTACCTGTCAGTAATGTTATGGCTAATCGGCGTGTATATAAAAAGTGggaaattgtattttattttatgtgaaTGAATTTTATGATAATCGTATTCATTAATACGCCACTGCATATACTGGATAAAGCTTTTATTTAAAGCCAAAAAAGGCATGTTAAGTtaacttgagatcacctgacGTAAAAGAAGCGTAAAAAGAACAcaaaaatcatgttcatttgaCGTGCATACATTAGACAACAAGAATGTAGATAAAAGattgttgaaataaaatactttttattaAGTTTCCAGTACAGATggattttaagtaaaaaaaaaataaaaaactgggATTCTTTCAAACTTTTCCAGAATGAAAGATATGTATTATGTTGCAATGTATACCCTTTATGCAGGAATTAATGCATGTTTTCAGAGGAAATAAAATCTTCCAGCCATCGATGTTTTTGAAATCAGGGATATTGATGTTTTTCTTTCAAAAGGCTATCATGAAAATGTTATTCATAAATTTTCACATAGGCTATTTGAATGTAAGTGTCCAATTATTTTTTGGGCCACTGTAAACTGCGTGCAGAACTGAGTTGTTATTCAACTCCAGTCCACTAGATGCTCAACACCTCGATTCACATCCTATGAACCACTTTCCCATCCTATGAAGAACATACAGGAACAGCGCTGGCAGCTTTTCATTCACAACATCAGCTCAAATCTCTCATCCATAAAGCATCATGGCATGCGATGATCACATACACTCGTGCGTAaagcttctgctgctgttggtGGTGTTGTGCGCGGTACGCGCTTCTGCTGACAGGACCAAAACACTCGACTTCGACGTCAAACCTGGAGGAGTTGTCCACACTTTCTCTGCTAAACTTGTGAGTATGAAGCTCCTTAATACTGTAGTAACGTAATATGTATAAAACATGTGTTTTTTTATGGGTACAAATGTCAACGAAATAATGGTAGCGTTTTTTCCTGAATGATTTGCATAGACTGGATTTCGTGTTTACATAGTCGTTTTCCAGTTCTATTACTAAATAAATTACTAAATTTGAAAGTATATGACCTACCGTACTTGGTATGATAAAATACGTTCATAATAAAGTCTGACAGTAATGAATGGATGCTGTTTTTAAAAAACCGCGACGCGTTGAAAGGAAATCCACCCGTCATTTTCTCATTGGACTGTTGTGGAGACGCTGACGTTCAGCCCTAAGCCACTCAAAATTATGTTAAAGGAACAGTTtagtaagaaaataaaatatttcatttactcaccttcatatCCCAAATCATTATCAGAAACCACAATATTTTGATGAATCTCCGAGATGAATACGTTCTTTCCCCGTAAAATTACATCGAGAGAAGAAAATGTGTAGAAATCTTCCATATCACCTGTGGGCTCTGTCCCAAACGAAGCCATTCCATAGCTTTATGAACAAGTGCTCTGTTGTagctcttaaaggggtagttcacccaaaaatttagtTTCTGACatgtgtttttaatttatttaaaaattatttactcATTTATCCCCaagttatttaatttctttgttcttctgaacacaaattaagatattttgaagaatatgggtaaaCACTAGTTGTAGGGCACCATTCATTTGCATAGTGTAGAAGAAAGGGAAGGGGTATTATTGGTACACTAAATAAAGTTTAGAAACTAAATAACCACTGCCACTAAACTAAAAATAAgtactttttaaaaacttttttttccctcctttttttacacaaaattgtgactttatatcacacaattgtgagtttatatctcagaattgggactttatatcacacaattgtgagtttatatctcagaattgggactttatatcacacaattgtaagtttatttataagaattgtgactttatatcacacaattgtgagtttatatctcagaattgggACTTTATACCACACAATTGTAAGTTTATTTAtaagaattgtgactttatatcacacaattgtgagtttatatcccaGAATTgggactttatatcatgcaattgtgagtttatatctcagaattatgactttatatcatgcaattgtgagtttatatcgcagaattatgactttatatcacgcaattgtgagtttatatctcagaattgggACTTTATACCACACAATTGTAAGTTTATTTAtaagaattgtgactttataccACACAATTGTAAGTTTATATCCCAGAATTgggactttatatcatgcaattgtgagtttatatctcagaattatgactttatatcacacaattgtgagtttatatcccaGAATTgggactttatatcatgcaattgtgagtttatatctcagaattgtgactttatatcacacaattgtgagtttatatcccaGAATTgggactttatatcatgcaattgtgagtttatatcccaGAATTgggactttatatcatgcaattgtgagtttatatctcagaattatgactttatatcatgcaattgtgagtttatatcccagaattatgactttatatcacgcaattgtgagtttatatctcagaattagatataattttgagatataaactcaactAATGAGCGAAGgtttgtggtaccatcacagagaggcatgaaatccctctctagaactttttctttcattgttcctggttggtggaacgatcttccgtcctccatatacgcacaacagaatcactcacttcattcaaaagacgggtaaaaactcatctcttccatgagcacttaatcttacataaaaaaaaaaactttatatttttatgagTTTATATCCCAGAATTgggactttatatcacacaattgtgagtttatatcgcagaattgtgagtttatatcacacaattgtgagtttatatcccaGAATTgggactttatatcacacaattgtgagtttatatcgcagaattatgactttatatcacgcaattgtgagtttatatcacacaattgtgagtttatatcgcagaattatgactttatatcacacaattgtgagtttatatcccaGAATTgggactttatatcacacaattgtgagtttatatcgcagaattatgactttatatcacacaattgtgagtttatatctcagaattgggactttatatcacacaattgtgagtttatatcgcagaattatgactttatatcacacaattgtgagtttatatcccaGAATTgggactttatatcacacaattgtgagtttatatcgcagaattatgactttatatcacgcaattgtgagtttatatcacacaattgtgagtttatatcgcagaattatgactttatatcacgcaattgtgagtttatatcacacaattgtgagtttatatcgcagaattatgactttatatcacgcaattgtgagtttatatcacacaattgtgagtttatatctcagaattgtgactttatatcacacaattgtgagtttatatcccaGAATTgggactttatatcacacaattgtgagtttacatctcagaattgtgactttatcaTGCAATTGTGAGGAAAAGTCAGAagtctgagataaaaagttgaaattactcttttaatttttgtatttaatgCCAGAAACGGGCCTCCATATATTGgtctttttatttaaagaaactgaattattaaaatggaaaaaaaaaataatattgataAAAGTTACATGTCTGTTGTAGTTATGAAGTAATCAATTTGAAAATCAATTTGTCCATTTCTAATTACTGCGGGGGACTTGCCACGACCCTGCTATGGAAGTCAGTGAGGCCCATTAACTGTTCACCAACTCTTTTTAAAACAGCCTCTTttatgttcagcagaagaaagaaattcacacaggtttggaacaacctgaGGCACAACaatgacacaattttcatttttgggtgaactatccctttaaatcaaaTGTATTCAAACGCAAGTTGTGTCGGCTGGTACGTGTCAGTGGCTGTTTGATTTTATGTGTCTCGCACACAAATTTAAATCTGCAGGAATATTTTTACTGTAGAAATAATAACTGCAAGTCTTTTGACAGGAACGATGGTTACCATGGTTATTTTTGTAAGGGTCAGCATCTTTTCAATGCAGAGTCGTTCTCAAATGTTCAGTCTGGACAATTTGCATATTTCGTGGGTGGGTGGAAGCATGGCATTGTCAACATGTTTACAATGatctatttcttttctttttttagaagAAGTACAAATGCACCTTCACATATGCGTCCCAAGGAGGAACCAACGAGGTGAGACATAAATAAGCttgtgttaataaatacagattATTATAAATACTTTGCTCTAACAAAGCATGTTAGTTGTTATTTCTTTGCACTTTGTACTATTTCCTAGGTACATTATTGATTGGGGTTTTTCAATGACAAATACTTTATTATTCATCATTTCTTCCAATCTCATGTTGCTGAGATGTCTTGTATTATAATCTTAATACAATATCAACTATTGTTGTGGGATCGAGACATTTATCACTCCGCCACTAACGACACAGGAAATTGCAGCAATTATGCGTAAAATGTCGTAAAAAGGTCTTGATTGCACAGAATTGCGGACCTAAATGTGAACCCTTTGTGCTTTTATTCCCTGTAGCAATGGCAAATGAGCGTTGGACTGAGTGACGACGAACAGATGTTTTCCTGTTCAGTGTGGAggtaactttaaaaaaagacacTTTTTCACAGCTCTACTCAATATTCAAtactaaaaatgtgtttttctcaGAAGTACAAGCAAATCTTGTCGTGAAACTTGAGATGAAAGGGAACGATATTGATTTTTCTCTGTCATTCTCACGACAGGCCCCAAGGAAAGTCCTACTTGTTTTTTACCCAGTTCAAAGCCGAGATAAAAGGAGCAAAGATTGAGTACGCCACCGCATATGTAAGTATCGTATTAACTTCAGCTGTCCTTCACGGCCTGACTCCACCACAATGAGTGAAACGTTCAGCTATATGATTCAATATGAAGCAACGTGCTTTCAATGTGTTGGTGCATTTCATGGAGCAAGACTATACAAAAGAGACATTTTTATTGGCACCGGTTTTTGAAGAGCATGTTTAAAGTTTATTCTCCGTCGTGACATTGACATTTGCCTCGGATCAAACCTTAATTCAGATTCCTAACGCTCGTCGCTCTCAAATCAAAAGAAGTCAGCCCTTTTTGTGCAGGTGTTGCGTATCAAGACTTTGTGAAAAGATCTTCAGATTGCATTGAGAGTCTCAGTTGCGGGATGACAGTGACGTTCTGGTGGCCTTGTCCCCGGTGTAAATAGGAAAAGTTCAAAAGCCTGCGCTCCCATAGGCTCGTGtctctttgtttttctttgagAAGATGTCTTTGTTATGCAGCCCTCTCCTCTAGGCGTCTCTGTTAATGGCTTGCCACTCttcctctctttctcttctcAGTCCCAGACGGCCGTGGGTGGACAGAGGGATGTTGCTTTGAAGGAAGAAGAGTACATTGTGTCAGACTCTGCAGGTGAGTCTGCATATTACTACTTCCAGCAGGGTTCATAcggttgggggaaaaaaattggAGATATTTGGTtttctaaagccctattcggatgggattagattaacatggggacatgggggtaaagtaattttacctcaggatGGCTGtgatattaatggccaattcgcacgggataagacatctcagtaaaactagcagaagtgggaggagtaactcgctttacgctcCACAGTAACCTCCGTGTCGTCGTGTGTATGACGTTGCTAATATCACGCGGGCAAACGCACAacatgagcgccagtctgaCTTCTGTCTCATGTTTTATAAAACAGTTCGGTCCAGTCtaatgattctgattggattgtgttggttatagacactttcctagagctaaaataagtgttgggcttctaataagtgcttttgatcttctttttgctttaaattaaaatacagGAGGTTTGCCACAGAGTTATCCctccacctacaacgcaaccgaatgcttcaagcgcctccaagcTCGCAAAacgcctagaaatctagacgcaccctagcggcagcaaatctaatgggcccgcgagtgtcgtctagcaactctcaatacccttctgagctgtaaacgccaaactctggtcgggccaatcacatcgtgtatagagttggtgagcttaacataatgatggccgagttgcgtttgcgtggttctagtaaacagaaactggcgaacggcggtctttcgaatcagctttgaccgcgactctggaagactcggagttaagcttttctctgagaaaagaacaaagaacggcactgaagtcattcttaaaaagggaagatgtgttcggagtttagccgaccagatacggcgaatgtttaatctatcaacgagctctgcttcaccttcgttgctctggttggtgtagcgctatcctatcgcgtgcagagggagtttgacagacaaccgtttatcccgcccctcggattgagctgtcaatggagagtttccagaccaaacatcttgatgtggctctggcttgtctgGCTAGCAAAACgcgctttttaaaaaaaacttttaaacaggaaattatGAAATTGTACCGtacatttttacagcgggtctattagaacgggattagtattacccgaggtcatttttccggacctttttacagaaggtaaaagtctctaATCTTAACtgatgattaccgagatggcacatttggacgggactaaaatcacagagaacctctagtaataatgactttacccccacgtccccatgtcaaactaatcccgtccgaatagggcttaagcatgtcaaaaaacatttttttcctaATGTTTCTAATCATTCACATCTGTCTTTCAGTGACCCACAGAGATGGAAAATTTCATTCTGAGCTTTCCAAGCTCACGGTCATTGGTCGGATACGCCACGATGAACTCTGATTGGCCAATCAGAAAGAGGATTGTCTTATTACGCAAGGATATTGGTTATTTGACAGCTATGGACATTCAACTTAACACTGTCACATATCAAGCAAAGGAACTTTCTGTGATAGAAAATACTACAGAGATATTTCCTATAGAGGCAGAATTACGCCAATTACCATGAACTGGACTGATCGTCTAATGAGGTAGATCTTATCGGATATAGAGGAAAAAACATACATgcacatttattcatatttttgaggTGTTATGAAGGCTTCAAATTCAGAACAGTAGATTGATTTCTATTCATGGAAGCAATTATTGGTTTAGGGTTTCATACCTGCAAATCTGATTATCAAGAGCGCATTTCTGCTCGTACTGTACTTACTTTCTTAAGCTGGTGTAATGGCAGGCTTGTAGAGAATTTCCCGCAAAATCTTTGGGGCATTTCAGAATCCTTCGATTATTTCTGTGGTGgaggaaaagacagaaaatctgTTACAATTGTGCTTTATTCTGATGGCTGATGTACTggaattttttattaaatgtgtgATCGGAACATTTTGCTTCTCGCTTCACAATTTGCTAATCAAatgatttatttgtgttcatgtttttgcaTAAAGTAAAGGTGCAGTGTCTGTTTTGAAGCACCATTAGCTCATAACAGTAACGGTTGCCATTTCCGCCATTTCTTTTAAGGGGATTTAAGGAACTAATTAAATAAGGTCAAGtgtatttacaaaaaataatttctatGTGTGCAGATTCTGGTCATACTGTGATTATTTGTCCACTCCGCTCTACACAAATGTACATGAGCGTCTGAAACGTCATAATCCTCATTGTCAACAACTTTGGAAATGAATGTGAAAGCATGACTTTTTCATACAGTAGGTTGTGTGCCTTTGCTTTATACGGCCCTACAGCTTTAAAAAGCTTGAAATGAGCTTGGCAGCACACATGAGGGAGACATAATGCTGTAAAAGTGTGTTTCTTTACAGTACCTGTTGAAAAGTGCTGGTGTTTGAATACTGAGCACTGCATTGCGATTGATAAAATCTCCTCAGGATGTGTATCTGAGaaccagtgttgggtaagttactcaaAGTAATGAATTACTAAGTACTAATTAGTGTATTtggattactgtacaaattactctctc
This genomic window contains:
- the mydgf gene encoding myeloid-derived growth factor, coding for MACDDHIHSCVKLLLLLVVLCAVRASADRTKTLDFDVKPGGVVHTFSAKLKKYKCTFTYASQGGTNEQWQMSVGLSDDEQMFSCSVWRPQGKSYLFFTQFKAEIKGAKIEYATAYSQTAVGGQRDVALKEEEYIVSDSAVTHRDGKFHSELSKLTVIGRIRHDEL